ACGGCGGTAGACCGCCACGATCGCCGTGACCGCCTCGGTGAGGCCGGCCGGGTCGGCGTGCTCGGCCGTCTCCCACCAGGTGCTCGACACATCGCGGAGCTCGGCCAGCACCGTGGTGGCGAGCCGCCGGACGAGGTCGCCCTTGTCCTCGAAGTGGACGTAGAACGTCGAGCGGGAGATGCCGGCCGCCGCGGCCAGCCGTTCGACGCTCAGCTCGGTGAAACCGGCGCCCTCCGCGACCAGCTCCTCGGTGGCCGCGAACAGGCGCCTTTCCAGCTCTGCTCGGCGGTCCTGGCGCTTGCCGGCGGCGGGCCGGGTGACTGAAGGCATCGGCGTCTCCACGTACGGGAAGTGATCACCGGCATCTTAGCCGGACGAGAAGTCCGGACACTGTGTCCGGACATTGCGTCTTGACGACGTGTCCGAGCGGGCGCATCCTGGTCCGACCGAACCTGGGAGGCGCTGTGGCGGTGTTGTGGGCTCTGTGGGGAATCGGCGTTCTGAACGTCGCGGCGGCGGTCGTGAGCTCGTCGGTGCATCTGCTGCGGAGCCGGTTCACGACCTTCGCCGCGCCGGCTTTCCTGTCGATCGTGTTGATCATGGCGGCCATCGTGACCACGTTCGCGGGCGGCTTCGCCGGCCTCCTGCTGGTCCTGCTGACCGACGCGGGCCCCGTCCTCATCGTGAGCACGGGCGTCCTGCTCGCCGGCGCCGCTTTCGTCACGGCCTTCGCGCTCAACCAGGTCCGGCTGTCCCGCCGGGATTCCCGCATCGGCAAGCGGCTCCTGTCCCGGGACGAGGTGCTCGACCTGATCAAGGCCGGCCTCGTGCACTCCTTCTCGCGGCGGAACGGCGTCCTGGAGATCCAGCTCAAGCTCCGCGCGGCCGAGGAGCCGGCGCTACGGCACCGTCGCGCCCACCCCCGCGACTACCTCGCCTTCGTGGCCGCCGCGACCGAAGGCGGTGCCGGGCGCCGCAAGATCCGCTACGAGGACGACACCGGCGAAGGCCCGTCGTCGACCGAGCGCCGGTGGATCACCGTCGCGGAGGCGGTCGCGCTCCTGGGCGCCGACCAGGTCAAGACCTTCGGCTGGGGCGGGCACGAGAGTCCCGACAATGCCCGCGCCACGTTCCGGGGGACCCCCACGGGGATCAAGCTGATCGACCACGGCTGGGCCCGCCACATCGTGGCCGCCCCGGAATCGGGAGCGGCGTTGCTCCCGCTCGCCCGCGTCGCCCGGTCGGCGCACGGAAGACCGCACATCATCGTCGACGGCCATTGGGAACAGCGGGCCTGACGGTCACTTGACCGGCAGGTAAGCGGCGACGTCGGCCAGGGCGTTCAGCGTCGGGCCGTCCACGCGACCGGCAGCGGTGTCCGCTTCGGCGACGACCATGCCGTAGCCCTGCGGCCGGGACCGGTGGTGCAGGCCGGTCATCCGCACGCCGGCGATGCCGAGCACGGCCTCGATCTCCAGCGGCCGCACGTCTCCGCTGCCTTGCACCGCCTCGACCTTCTCGAACGCCTCGGCTTGCTTCTTCGACCGGAACCCGACCCGCACCACCGAGACGACCGCGGCGTTGCCGTGGCCGTCGCCGACCGCCAGCAGCACGCGGTCCAGCGACGTGCACGGCGTCCTGATCAGGAAGTCCCGTACCTTGCCCGAAGCGGCCGCGACGCACTCCCCTTCGCGCTCGAGCCGCCGGACCTCCCGCTTGAGTTCCTTGAACTTCAGCCGGCTCCACGCCTCTTTCGACTTGCCGCGCTTGGCCGACTCCCGCGCCTCGCCCCGGCGGACGTCCAGGGAACGGCCCGGCAACGAGTCGACGACGTCACCGGCCGCGTTCCCGGCGAGCGCCTCGGACGCGGCCCCGTCGCCGCTCGCCGCGCCACCCACCACGCCGCCGGCCCCTCCGGCGACCGCCAGCCCGACCGCCGCCGCGACGGCGACGCCCGTCCCCTTGCCGCCGATGTAGATCTTCTTGCCGTCCTTCGTGATCCAGCGCCCCATGCGATCCCCCTCCGGATCATCATCGGGGCGATCACGGCGACCCGGGGCAGCTGGCCGGGAACTGACCGGAAACTGTCAGGAAAGGCGTTCGCGGAAAGGACGGAAGAAGTCCCGCAGCTCACGCGCGTAGATCTCCGGTTCCTCGAACGCCGCGAAGTGTCCGCCCCGCTCGGGTTCGGTGACGCGGACCGTGTTCGCCGTGCGGTCGAGCCACGCCCTCGGCGGGCGGACGATGTCGCCCGGGAACAGCGTGAACCCCGAGGGCACCTCCACCCGGCGGGCCAGCTGGGCGGGCGGGATCGCGCCGTTCGCGCGGTACATGCGCATCGACGAGCCGATCGTCTCGGTCAGCCAGTAGATCGTGATGTTCGTGAGGATCTCGTCGTCGGTGAAGCGGAAGCCGTCGCTCCACGCCCGCAGCTTCTCCACGATCCACGCCGCCAGCCCGGCCGGGGAGTCGTTCAGCGCGGCCGCCGCCGTCTGGGGTTTCGTGCGGTGCATCGCCGCGTACGCGCCTTCGGACGCGCCCCAGGCCGTCACGCTCGCCATCCAGTCGCGCTCCTCCGGGGTCAGGTCCGCCGGGTCGCCGGTGAAGATCGGCACGCCGGCGTCCGTGCGGTGGACCGCCACCACCCGCTCGGGGTGATCGAGGGCCAGGTAGCGGCTCACGTGGCTGCCGATGTCGCCGCCCGCCGCGCCGAACCTCGGGTAGCCGAGCTCCGTCATCAGCTCGGCCCACAGACCGGCGACGGCGATGGAGTTCAGCGGCGTCGCCGGGCGCGAGGAATAGCCGTAGCCGGGCATGTCGGGGACGATCACGTCGAAGGCGTCGGCCGGGTCGGCGCCGTGCGCGCCGGGGTCGGTCAGCAGCGGGATCACCTTGGTATAGCGCCAGAACGAGTCCGGCCAGCCGTGCCCGAGCACCAGCGGGAGCGCCGGGCCGGTCGCGCGGACGTGCGCGTAGTGGATGTCGTGGCCGCTCAGCGGGATCGTGAACCGCGGGATCGCGTTCAGCTCGGCCTCGCGAGCGGGCCAGTCGAACCCGTCGGCCCAGTACGTCACGAGCTTTCGCAGGTAGGCGATGTCGGTGCCGGCCGACCACCCGGCGTCCTCGGGAACGTCCGGCCAGCGCGTCGCGCGCAGCCGGGTGCGGAGGTCTTCCAGGACTGAGGGGCCGGTCCGCGAGGTGAAGGGCTCAGGCATGCTCCCGAGCCTACGAGCGGAGCAACCCGATCACCGCGGCCGACTTCGGCTCGTCGAGGAACCGCAGGCCCATGAAGTTGTCGCCGGCGGTGAAGCCGGGCAACGCCCAGATCTCCTCGTACGGCATCCCGAGACGCCGGTAGTGGCGCAGGCTGTAGATGTTGCTGAACAGGCACTTCCCCGGATCCGGGTTCCACAGGCGCCGCCCGAACGCGGGGTTGCGGAAGCTGTAACCGACCTCGGCGGTGGCCTGGACGTGCTTGCGGCCGGTGAACAGGACGACGTCGCCGGTCGTGACGGTGTCCATCCGGCGGTCGTACTTGTCCTTGGCGCCCCAGAACCGCGCCCGGCCGCTGGTGTGCAGCGCGTTCAGGCGCGCGAGGTCGGCCGGGTCGAGCAGGTCGGCGAACTCGCGGAAGTCCACGGTCTTCTCGAGCGACTCGGCCCCGTACCGGCGCGCGTCCGCGGTGCCGTACGAGGGCTGGATGAAGACCTGGGCCACGACCGCACGCTACCGGCTCGGCGCGCGGGCCGGCGCCGTCACCCTGGGCTCCTGGACGGGAATGCCGGCGCGCACGGGCACGGGATCGTCGATGACCTTGACCCAGCCGCGCACCCCGGACGGCGCCCGCCAGCCCCGCACTTCCTCCGCCACCTGCTCGTGCACGCCGAGCGCGTGGCTGCAGTGCTCGTGCCACGAGCTGATCATCGCCGCCCGGGTGCGGGCGCGGCGCAGGTCGGCGTGCAGCGCGAGCAGGGCGTGCACCGAGTGCCGGGCCGCTTCACCGGCCGAGCCGAGGCGGGCCGGGGTCCGCGTGTCGCACACCGGGCACTCGCACGGCCACAGCTGGGCCAGGTCGGGAGTGCCGTCGAAGACCCGCTCGAGGGTTTCGAGCCGGTGGTAGGCCAGCAGCGGGGTGACGAACGCCGAAACTCCGGGTCGAGGCGCGCCCCCGCGCCGTACCTGGGGATAGGTGTGCCGCAACGCGCTGATCGTGCCGGCCGCGGCCGCGTGCGCGCCGTGACAGAGGACGCCGATCGCGGCGATGTCCGAACGCAGCAGGAGCACCGGCACCTCGGCGGCCGCCAGCAGCCGCAGGAACCGGCGGATCAGGTACTGGACGCCGAAGGGGTCGTCGCGGTGCTCGACGGCGATCGCGACCGGCACGCCGTGGGCGTTGATCTCGCGGACCAGGGCCTCGCACGCGGGGGTGGTGGCGAACCAGCGCGCGGCCAGCGGCAGCACCGCCACCACCGGGGAGCGGCGGCGCGCGGCGGTTCGGAGGATCGTGCGGAGCCCGCGGATGTCGTAGAGGGCGACGTACCCGGAGTCGGTGAGGGGAAGCAGGCCGAGGTCGGCCTGCCGGACGAGCCACGCCGGGTGCGTTCCCCGGGCGGCGGCGACGCGCTTGCTGCCCGAGTACCGGTCGGCGTCGCAGAGCAGCGGGCCGGTGAACCCGCTCTCGCGGAGGGTGCGCACGGTGGCTTCGAGCCCGCCGCCGGTCAGGACCAGGCCCGCGTCCCGGGTCCGGGCGATCTCCGCCGCCAGGAGCGCCTGGCGCGGCCGGCACTGGATCAGCAACCGGCCGGCGATCTCGTCAAGCCCCGCATTCCCCACGGTTCCACGGTGAGCCGCCGGTGCCGGTCGTGTCACCGGTGGTCACACGGGTGCGCCCGGCAATCCGTGGAACGGCCCAGCGGTCCGGGTGCGGAGCGTGCCGCGCGGGACGCCTGTGGGTGAGCTCAGCCGCCGTGGGTGGTGTCGCTCTGGTAACTCGTGTACGTGTACGGGTTGTCGAGGATCTTCGTCTCCGGGACGTCCGGGTTCATCCCCTTCGCCCACGCCTCCTCCCCCAGCTGCCCGCGCAGGTGCTCCACCGTCGACTCCACCTGGCGCCGGACGGCCGGGAGGTCCACGCCGACCAGGCGGCCGTCGCGCTTGACGATGCGGCCGTCGACCAGCACGGTGTGGACGTCGCCGCGCTGGGCCTGGAACGCCACGTGGCCGTACGGGTTCAGCAGCGGGAACGACACCGGCGAGTGCTCGTTCTTCAGCAGCACCACGTCCGCCTTCTTGCCGACCTCGAGGCGGCCGAGGTCCGGCCGTCCCAGCGCGGCCGCGCCGCCGCGGGTGGCCCACTCCACGACCTGTTCCGCGCGCAGCGCCGCGTGCGTCACCGTGTCGCCCTTCGCGTGCGCCTCCAGGTGCTCACGGGAGCGGTCCGCGCCCAGCGTCGTGCGCATCGCCGAGAACAGGTCGCCGCTCCACCAGACCGACGTGTCCATCGACAGCGACACCGGGATCCCGTACTGCCGCAGCGCCCAGGTGGACGGGTAGCCCTGGCCCGCGCTCTGCTCGCTCTCCGTCGAGACGGACGCGGACCCGCCGGTCGCCGCGATCCGGTGGTAGGAGTCCGCCGACAGCGACGTGCTGTGGACGTAGATCGTCTCGGGGGTCATGAAGCCGTGGTCGTGCATCAGCCGGATGCCGTCGTCGCCGGTGGCGCCCCAGACACCCGCGTGCGTCGTCACCGGCACGCCGAGCTCGCGCGCCACCTCGAAGGCAGGCTTCTCCGGGAACTCCGGGTCGCCCGTGACGTCGAACGCCAGCTGGAAGCCCAGGTCGCCGCCCGTGCGCCGCGAGACGAAGTCGCGGAACTCGGGCGTGCCGGTCCAGTTCGCCGGGGCGTCCTGGATGTTGCCGTAGGCCAGGACGAACCGGCCGGGCACGGCTTCGAGCGCGTCGGCCGCCGCGTCCGCGTGCTGGGTGGTCTGCAGGCCGTGGGACCAGTCCACTGTGGTCGTGACGCCCGCTTCGAGCGCTTCCCACGCGCCGAGCAGGTTGCCCGCGTGGATGTCCTCGGGGCGGAACACCTTGCCCCATTCGAGGTAGTACCAGACGAAGTACTGCGTGAGGGTCCAGTCGGCGCCGTAGCCGCGCATGGCCGTCTGCCACAGGTGCCGGTGGGTGTCGATCATGCCCGGCATGACGATGCCGCCGGTGGCGTCGATCTCGGTCGTGCCCGCCGGGACCTCGAGGCCGGGTCCGATCGCGGCGATCTCGCCGCCGGTGACCAGGACGTCTTCGCCGGGCAGCACCCGGTGGGTGTCGTCGAGGGTCAGCACCGTGCCGCCTCGCAGGACGATCGGTCCGGTCATCGCTGCCTCCTATTGCGTACACTCGTCCGCTCTACGGACACTCGTCGAGTGAAGTCACCTTTGCCCAGCGCCGCGCCGGTGTCAATGCCTGTCGCTGCCCGCCGCTACGCTGCGGGCAGCACTGCAGAGGGAGGTCGCGCATGCCACGCGAGGGAACAGGTCCCGACTTCATCGAAGCGCTGGCGCGCGGGCTCGAGGTGATCACGGCGTTCGGGCCGCACCAGCCGGAGATGACGCTGGCCGAGGTGGCGACCGCCGCCGGGCTGGCCCGCCCGACCGCGCGCCGGATCCTGCTCACCCTGGAGGAGCTCGGCTACGTCCGCGCCGGCGGGCGGGGTTACGCCCTGACCCCCCGCGTGCTCGACCTGGGCGTCGCCTACGTCCGCTCGATGGGCCTGTGGGACGTCGCCCGGCCACACCTGGAGCGGCTCGTCGCGCGCACCGGCGAGTCGTGCTCGATCGCCCAGCTCGACGGCTCCGACATCGTCTACGTCGCCCGGGTCGCGGTGCCGAAGATCGTCGGGCTGAGCGTGCAGATCGGCACCCGGTTCCCGGCTTTGCCGACGTCGCTGGGCAAGGTCCAGCTCGCCGCGCTGCCGCCGGCCGAGCTGGAGGCGGTGCTGGCCCAGCCGACCCGCTCCGGGCTCGTCCCGCGCTGGCGGCCGGAGCGGGCCGAGCGCGACGCCGAGCTGCGCGAGGTCCGCGCCCGCGGCTGGGCGCTCACCGACGAGCAGCTCGCGCTGGGCATCCGGTCGGTGGCCGCGCCGCTGCGTGACGGGTCCGGCCGGGTCGTCGCCGGGGTCAACGTCAACTGCCACGCCGCCGAGACGCCGGTGGAGCGGCTCCTGGACCACCACCTGCCGCTGCTGCTGCAGACCGCCGGGGAGATCAGCGCCGACTTCGCCCGGCTCGACGACGTCCCGCACGTGACGGTGCCCGCGGTGTCTTGACCACCACGGCGCTCGGGTGGAGACTGCGGACAAGAGTCCGTCAGACGGACAGGAAGTGAGGATCCGGGTGGACGACAGCGCAGCCGGCCCGTTGTCCGGGCTGCTGGTCGCGGACTTCTCCCGGGTGCTCGCCGGGCCTTACGCCACGATGCTGCTCGCCGACATGGGTGCCGAGGTCGTCAAGGTCGAAGGGCCCCAGGGCGACGAGACGCGCACCTGGATGCCACCGGTGCGCGGCGACGTCTCGACCTACTACCTCGGGGTGAACCGCGGGAAGCGCTCCATCGCGCTCGACCTGCGCGACGAGGCCGACGCCGCGGTCGCCCGCGAGCTGGCGGCGCGCGCGGACGTGGTGATCGAGAACTTCAAGCCCGGCGGCCTGGCCAAGTACGGCCTCGACTACGACTCCGTCCGAGGAGCCAACCCCGGCAGCGTCTACGCCTCGATCAGCGGCTTCGGCTCGGGTGAGGGCGCGCACGTGCCCGGCTACGACCTGATGGTGCAGGCGATCTCGGGGCTGATGAGCCTGACCGGTGACCCGGACGGCCCGCCGTACCGGGCCGGGATCTCGGTGTTCGACGTGATGGCCGGCAACCACGCGGTGATCGGCATCCTCGCCGCCCTGCGCCACCGCGACGCGACCGGCGAGGGCCAGCACGTCGAGGTCAACCTGCTGTCCTCGGCGCTGACCGGGCTGGTCAACCACAGCTCGGCCTACGCCGCGGGCGGGGTGGTCCCCTACCGGATGGGCAACGCGCACCCCAGCGTCTTCCCCTACGAGCCGCTGCCCACCGCCGACCACGACCTGATCGTCGCCGCGGCCAACGACGGGCAGTTCCGCCGGCTGTGCGAGGTTCTCGGCCTGCCCGAGGTCCCCGACGACCCGCGGTTCTCCCGCAACGCCGACCGCACCAAGAACCGCGAAGAACTCCGGCCGATCCTCGTCGAGCGGCTGGCGAAGAAGAGCGCGGTGGAGTGGTTCGACGCGCTGACCGACGTCGGTGTCCCGTGTGGACCGATCAACACCATCGACGGCGGTTTCGCGATGGCCGAGCGCTTCGGCCTCGACCCGATCGTCGAAGTCGGTGACGGCGACCGCGCGGTCCCCACGACCCGTCATCCCATCCGGTTCTCCGCGACCCCGGCCGCCTACCGGCTGCCGCCGCCGGAGCTCGACGAACACGGCGCCGAGCTGCGCGCGTGGCTCACGGAGACCCCGCATGACTGACCCCGCCTACACTGAGCCTGTTTACAGAACGGCGCTCGGATCGTCCACGAAGGACAAGATCACCCTGCTCGGTCAGGACCTCGCCGAGGACGTCATGGGCAATGTCGGCTTCGGCGAGCTGGCGTTCTGGCTGGCGACGCAACGACGTCCGTCCAAAGGGGAGACGAGGGTCTTCGAAGCGGTGCTGGCGGCGCTGGCCGATCACGGCTTCACCCCGACGGCGATCGTGACCCGGCTGACGTACCTGTCCGCGCCCGACTCCGTCCAGGGCGCGCTCGCCGCCGGCCTGCTCGGCGGCGGGTCGCGCTTCCTCGGCGTCACCGAAGACTGCGGCCGGTTCCTGCACGACGTCCTCGCGAACGCCGAGACACCGGCGGACGAGGCCGGCTGGGACGCGCTCGCGCTCGAGACCGTCGAAAACCGCCGCGCCGAGAAGAAGTTCATCCCGGGTCTCGGGCACCACGTCCACAAGGACGGCGACCCGCGCACCCGGCGGCTGTTCGAGATCGCCGCCGAAGAAGGCCTGCGCGGACCGCACCTGGAGCTGTTCGCCGCCATCGGCCGCGTGCACCCCCAGGTGCTCGGCAAGACGCTGCCGCTCAACGGCGCCGGCGTCTGCGGCGCCGCGCTCGCCGACCTCGGGCTGCCGCTGGAACTGCTGCGCGGGTTCGCGCTGCTGGCCCGGACCGCCGGGCTCATCGGCCAGCTCGCCGAAGAGCTGCGCCACCCGGTCGCGAACGACATCTTCCTGTCGGTCGACCTGAACAACCGGCCGGTCCCCCCGGACCCGCAACGCTGAGAGGAACGCCGATGCAGCTCGTCACCGAGGACAACATCACCGAGCTGGCCGCGCAGCGCTGGTCGGGCGCGCACGACCAGCGGACAGCGCAGGTCATGGCCGCCCTCGTCCGGCACCTGCACGCCTTCGCCCGCGAGGTGCGCCTCAGCGAGACCGAGTGGATGGCCGCCATGCGGTGGCTCACCGAAACCGGGCAGATCAGCGACGAGAAGCGCGAGGAGTTCATCCTCGCCTCCGACGTGCTCGGCCTGAGCATGCTGGTGGTGCAGATGAACCACGCCTTCGACGCCAAGGCGACCCCGGCCACCGTGCTCGGCCCGTTCCACATCGACGGCTCGCCGGAGAAGGACTTCGGCGGCGACATGTCCGACGGCCTGCCCGGCACCCCGCTCTACGTCACCGGCACCGTCACCGGGCTCGACGGCTCGCCCGTGGGCGGGGCGGTCCTCGACGTCTGGCAGGCCGACGAAAAAGGCGCGTACGAGTCACAGATCGCGGACGTCGACGAAGCCCGGCTGCGCGCGAAGTACGCCACGCGCGCCGACGGGACCTACTGCCTGCGCACCATCGCGCCGAAGGGCTACTCGATCCCGATGGACGGCCCGGTCGGCGAGCTCATCCGCGGCACCGACATCAGCCACTACCGCCCGGCCCACGTGCACTTCCTGATCAACGCGGCCGGCTACGAGCCGCTGATCACGCACCTGTTCCAGGAGGGCGCCGAGTACCTCGACAGCGACGTCGTGTTCGGCACCAAGCAGGAACTCGTCGTCACCTTCGAGCACCGCGACCCCGGGCCGACACCCGATGGTGGCGAGTCGGCCGAGCCGTGGCTGGAAGCGCGCTACGACTTCGTCCTCCAGCCCGTCTGACCTCCCGTGCGCGCGGCGGAGATCCGGACGGCGGGCGGTGCCCCGGTGGTGGCCGACCGGCCGGTGCCCGAACCGGGGGCGGGCGAGGTCGCGGTGAGCGTCACGGCCGCGCCGATCACGCCGCTCGACCTGCTGTGCGCGTCCGGCACGTCCTACTTCGGCCTGCCGGAGCTGCCGTACGTGCCGGGCGTGCAGGGGGTCGGGGTGCTGACACGCCCGACGCCGACCGAGCCGGCCGGGACGGCGGTGTGGTTCGCCACGACCGCGGGCATGCGGCCCGGGGACGGCAGCATGGCCGAGCACGCCGTCGTCGCGCCCGCGGACCTGGTGGTACTGCCGTCCGGGGCGGACCACGCCCTGGTCGCGGCGCTCGGGCTGTCGGCGGTGGCCGCGTGGATGTGCTTGACGTGGAAGGGAAATCTCGTCGCGGGCGAAACGGTGCTGGTGCTCGGGGCCGGCGGGGTGGTCGGCCAGTCGGCGGTGCAGCTGGCCCGCGTGGCCGGAGCCGGGCACGTCATCGCCTGCGCGCGGTCGGAGGCCGCGCTGGAGCGGGCCCGGCGGCTCGGCGCGGACAGCGTCGTGCGGTTCGCGCCCGGCGACGACGTCGAGCGGCTGACG
The window above is part of the Amycolatopsis camponoti genome. Proteins encoded here:
- a CDS encoding citryl-CoA lyase gives rise to the protein MTDPAYTEPVYRTALGSSTKDKITLLGQDLAEDVMGNVGFGELAFWLATQRRPSKGETRVFEAVLAALADHGFTPTAIVTRLTYLSAPDSVQGALAAGLLGGGSRFLGVTEDCGRFLHDVLANAETPADEAGWDALALETVENRRAEKKFIPGLGHHVHKDGDPRTRRLFEIAAEEGLRGPHLELFAAIGRVHPQVLGKTLPLNGAGVCGAALADLGLPLELLRGFALLARTAGLIGQLAEELRHPVANDIFLSVDLNNRPVPPDPQR
- a CDS encoding CaiB/BaiF CoA transferase family protein, whose translation is MDDSAAGPLSGLLVADFSRVLAGPYATMLLADMGAEVVKVEGPQGDETRTWMPPVRGDVSTYYLGVNRGKRSIALDLRDEADAAVARELAARADVVIENFKPGGLAKYGLDYDSVRGANPGSVYASISGFGSGEGAHVPGYDLMVQAISGLMSLTGDPDGPPYRAGISVFDVMAGNHAVIGILAALRHRDATGEGQHVEVNLLSSALTGLVNHSSAYAAGGVVPYRMGNAHPSVFPYEPLPTADHDLIVAAANDGQFRRLCEVLGLPEVPDDPRFSRNADRTKNREELRPILVERLAKKSAVEWFDALTDVGVPCGPINTIDGGFAMAERFGLDPIVEVGDGDRAVPTTRHPIRFSATPAAYRLPPPELDEHGAELRAWLTETPHD
- a CDS encoding epoxide hydrolase family protein, whose protein sequence is MPEPFTSRTGPSVLEDLRTRLRATRWPDVPEDAGWSAGTDIAYLRKLVTYWADGFDWPAREAELNAIPRFTIPLSGHDIHYAHVRATGPALPLVLGHGWPDSFWRYTKVIPLLTDPGAHGADPADAFDVIVPDMPGYGYSSRPATPLNSIAVAGLWAELMTELGYPRFGAAGGDIGSHVSRYLALDHPERVVAVHRTDAGVPIFTGDPADLTPEERDWMASVTAWGASEGAYAAMHRTKPQTAAAALNDSPAGLAAWIVEKLRAWSDGFRFTDDEILTNITIYWLTETIGSSMRMYRANGAIPPAQLARRVEVPSGFTLFPGDIVRPPRAWLDRTANTVRVTEPERGGHFAAFEEPEIYARELRDFFRPFRERLS
- a CDS encoding TetR/AcrR family transcriptional regulator, producing the protein MPSVTRPAAGKRQDRRAELERRLFAATEELVAEGAGFTELSVERLAAAAGISRSTFYVHFEDKGDLVRRLATTVLAELRDVSSTWWETAEHADPAGLTEAVTAIVAVYRRRAAAFTIITETAAYDPTVADEVRTLMGSIITATRDAIDRGQAAGVMRPVLPAETAAVLTWMVERAGYQLIRGSEPANDENVIQVLTDIIRTTLYTAAP
- a CDS encoding IclR family transcriptional regulator domain-containing protein, which produces MPREGTGPDFIEALARGLEVITAFGPHQPEMTLAEVATAAGLARPTARRILLTLEELGYVRAGGRGYALTPRVLDLGVAYVRSMGLWDVARPHLERLVARTGESCSIAQLDGSDIVYVARVAVPKIVGLSVQIGTRFPALPTSLGKVQLAALPPAELEAVLAQPTRSGLVPRWRPERAERDAELREVRARGWALTDEQLALGIRSVAAPLRDGSGRVVAGVNVNCHAAETPVERLLDHHLPLLLQTAGEISADFARLDDVPHVTVPAVS
- a CDS encoding dioxygenase family protein, coding for MQLVTEDNITELAAQRWSGAHDQRTAQVMAALVRHLHAFAREVRLSETEWMAAMRWLTETGQISDEKREEFILASDVLGLSMLVVQMNHAFDAKATPATVLGPFHIDGSPEKDFGGDMSDGLPGTPLYVTGTVTGLDGSPVGGAVLDVWQADEKGAYESQIADVDEARLRAKYATRADGTYCLRTIAPKGYSIPMDGPVGELIRGTDISHYRPAHVHFLINAAGYEPLITHLFQEGAEYLDSDVVFGTKQELVVTFEHRDPGPTPDGGESAEPWLEARYDFVLQPV
- a CDS encoding amidohydrolase family protein; the encoded protein is MTGPIVLRGGTVLTLDDTHRVLPGEDVLVTGGEIAAIGPGLEVPAGTTEIDATGGIVMPGMIDTHRHLWQTAMRGYGADWTLTQYFVWYYLEWGKVFRPEDIHAGNLLGAWEALEAGVTTTVDWSHGLQTTQHADAAADALEAVPGRFVLAYGNIQDAPANWTGTPEFRDFVSRRTGGDLGFQLAFDVTGDPEFPEKPAFEVARELGVPVTTHAGVWGATGDDGIRLMHDHGFMTPETIYVHSTSLSADSYHRIAATGGSASVSTESEQSAGQGYPSTWALRQYGIPVSLSMDTSVWWSGDLFSAMRTTLGADRSREHLEAHAKGDTVTHAALRAEQVVEWATRGGAAALGRPDLGRLEVGKKADVVLLKNEHSPVSFPLLNPYGHVAFQAQRGDVHTVLVDGRIVKRDGRLVGVDLPAVRRQVESTVEHLRGQLGEEAWAKGMNPDVPETKILDNPYTYTSYQSDTTHGG
- a CDS encoding quinone oxidoreductase family protein, whose product is MRAAEIRTAGGAPVVADRPVPEPGAGEVAVSVTAAPITPLDLLCASGTSYFGLPELPYVPGVQGVGVLTRPTPTEPAGTAVWFATTAGMRPGDGSMAEHAVVAPADLVVLPSGADHALVAALGLSAVAAWMCLTWKGNLVAGETVLVLGAGGVVGQSAVQLARVAGAGHVIACARSEAALERARRLGADSVVRFAPGDDVERLTRRLGDTPVDLVIDPVSGIPAAAALRTLRPGGRLVNLGSAAGDEVPVSSAVLRSRSLHIHGYTNNELDTGRRREALLTVVGHAITGALTVDYERVPLLDAGAAWTRPGRIVLVP